A single Osmerus mordax isolate fOsmMor3 chromosome 9, fOsmMor3.pri, whole genome shotgun sequence DNA region contains:
- the LOC136949538 gene encoding TLE family member 5-like, translated as MMFPQSRHSTSSQSSQPLKFTTSDSCDRIKDEFQFLQAQYHSLKMECDKLASEKSEMQRHYIMYYEMSYGLNIEMHKQAEVVKRLNGICAQVLPYLSQEHQQQVMGAIERAKQVTPPEMNSIIRQQLQVHQLSQLQGLALPMTPLPLGLTPPSLPAVTSSSGLLSLSSILASHSHAQAQLAKEDKVREGAERDQREEDGDKSD; from the exons ATGATGTTTCCACAATCAAGACACTCG ACATCTTCTCAGTCCAGTCAGCCCCTCAAGTTCACCACTTCAGACTCCTGTGACCGGATCAAGGATGAGTTCCAGTTCCTCCAAGCACAATACCACAG TTTGAAAATGGAGTGTGATAAACTCGCTAGTGAGAAGTCAGAGATGCAGCGTCATTACATCATG TACTATGAGATGTCCTATGGACTGAACATTGAAATGCACAAACAG GCTGAGGTGGTAAAGAGACTGAATGGAATCTGTGCTCAAGTTCTCCCCTACCTATCACAAGAG CATCAGCAGCAGGTCATGGGTGCCATAGAGAGAGCCAAGCAGGTAACCCCACCTGAGATGAACTCCATCATACGG caacagctccaGGTTCaccagctgtctcagctccaggGCTTGGCCCTGCCCATGACACCCTTGCCCCTGGGTCTGACGCCCCCTAGCCTACCTGCTGTCACCTCCAGCTCTGGCCTGCTCTCCCTATCCTCCATCCTGGCCTCCCACTCCCATGCCCAGGCTCAGCTAGCCAAGGAGGACAAGGTTCGGGAGGGGGCCGAGAGGgaccagagagaagaggacggGGACAAGTCAGACTGA